Proteins from one Cryptomeria japonica chromosome 4, Sugi_1.0, whole genome shotgun sequence genomic window:
- the LOC131032925 gene encoding disease resistance protein RPV1-like — protein sequence MRKGITTDAISTSSLHCQRYLRTISFSQNPEITRRVLRVLDLSSTAISTLPECVGKLKLLKVLNLSNTKIREVPDCVRRLKCLEYLDVSECTSIQSVPDWIGDLKSLSYLNLKNCSKELTRNYLPKGISSLSSLKTLRSRAFPLPAEENEFLNVKDLGNLTNLHEIYFFLEDEGGLRSVEDGSLERLVKMRILCVGNGILAREGDIEESNLPALPEKMNIMKDLQHLFLIRFSVPNWICSMGNLIELTFYDCSGYPSLETMPNLQSLWLVKDSRCRELPEKFGESGGFPKLVRLMINEFPLLEELPALEEGAMQRLEVLWIYNCPRVKKVPEGLDLLSRLKAIDVEQASGELEERLKEGGEDWLKIKANNPNIEIS from the coding sequence ATGAGGAAGGGTATAACTACTGATGCAATTTCAACAAGCTCTCTTCATTGTCAACGATATCTCCGCACCATCTCATTCTCTCAGAATCCAGAGATTACAAGAAGAGTACTCCGGGTTCTGGACTTGAGTAGCACTGCCATCTCTACACTGCCAGAATGTGTTGGGAAATTAAAGCTTCTTAAGGTTCTGAATTTGTCTAATACAAAGATCAGGGAGGTGCCAGATTGTGTTAGAAGACTCAAGTGTCTTGAGTATCTTGATGTTTCTGAATGCACTAGCATACAATCTGTACCTGACTGGATAGGTGACCTCAAATCTCTTTCCTATCTCAATTTAAAAAATTGTTCAAAAGAACTTACTAGAAATTATTTACCCAAGGGAATATCAAGTCTTTCGAGTCTGAAAACACTGAGATCAAGAGCCTTCCCACTCCctgctgaagaaaatgaatttTTAAATGTTAAAGACCTCGGTAATCTGACCAATCTCcatgaaatatatttttttttagaagATGAAGGGGGATTGAGAAGTGTAGAAGATGGTAGCCTTGAGCGTCTGGTGAAAATGAGAATTCTTTGTGTAGGAAATGGCATTCTTGCAAGGGAGGGTGATATAGAAGAATCCAATCTTCCAGCATTACCAGAGAAAATGAATATTATGAAAGATCTTCAACATCTTTTTCTTATTCGTTTCTCCGTGCCAAATTGGATATGTAGTATGGGAAATCTCATAGAACTTACATTCTATGACTGCAGTGGTTATCCATCTCTCGAAACCATGCCCAACTTACAATCATTATGGTTGGTTAAAGATTCGAGATGCAGAGAATTGCCAGAGAAGTTTGGAGAGAGTGGGGGATTCCCTAAGCTGGTTAGGCTGATGATTAATGAGTTCCCTCTTTTGGAGGAGTTGCCGGCATTGGAGGAGGGAGCCATGCAACGCCTGGAAGTGCTATGGATATATAATTGTCCACGGGTGAAGAAAGTTCCAGAGGGATTGGACTTGTTGAGCAGACTGAAGGCGATAGACGTGGAGCAGGCAAGCGGTGAGTTGGAGGAGAGGCTAAAGGAAGGCGGGGAAGATTGGTTGAAAATCAAGGCTAATAATCCCAACATCGAGATCTCCTAG